One window from the genome of Podospora pseudocomata strain CBS 415.72m chromosome 1 map unlocalized CBS415.72m_1.2, whole genome shotgun sequence encodes:
- a CDS encoding uncharacterized protein (COG:K; EggNog:ENOG503P5EF) yields the protein MTLYAPFRTGDAESSLSNIPTPPELPVMDPELYHNNNNNNNNTPSSSFTVPSSIASVKRDPSISQSPPHMSPLTSVEAMYTASPQLVTRTNSTTPDPAHADGQLVVGMGIRNGECQRAFMPSSVPRQGASSSMWSACMGGSQTGSNDFDNYALHSSRPGQVTDGLTPPSSRSWTPPEHIRSVSWDHYPRQQLVPSYPQGPELTSFPSDGLPYNLPLQSYDGAEGSFLQRSQTEPCPRQYQNEVSTPESLRALSPCSTTLCLKADYDEGLPSPTPAAQQQPLPGTMVDLLGGGGGPHTPPPIGAGNGSQIDSSAPSPTSAAAAVAATVVNPGGGGGASDSGLTGNNTSNSSSNNNKNEEPYAKLIYRAFMSKPNHAMTLQEIYQWFRDNTDKGKDDTKGWQNSIRHNLSMNMAFTKRERKCSIASQSDPSTADDKQPEEETKPVVLSSSSSPATAATSADQKKSTEWYLEPWAIHEGVQSTTRYRKGNQSRRSGALSSSSLRYDDFSRRSSSGSHRGSNKPGVYNGRIRTASSSSLSSASRHAQTNMRNHAQNIAHAMAQAQVAAMAVGYYPPPPPQTSPYAGSHSGFYPAGPLVQVDMPAMGVDQQQQLDYHHQAHQDGYYLHSQRSAASTRAPSDEPVTPEPVNVGLAYGQGTAPDGLLLPDLRTTSASNGDYHGGLMQHHHVYDTHHHNGWGGASTVIMDDGEQHHHMGVVGYHQY from the exons ATGACACTGTACGCACCATTTCGAACCGGAGACGCAGAGTCTTCCTTGTCGAACATTCCAACACCGCCAGAACTGCCGGTGATGGATCCAGAGCTgtaccacaacaacaacaacaacaacaacaacacgccttcttcttcctttaCAGTACCGTCGTCTATTGCCAGCGTGAAAAGAGACCCATCGATATCGCAGTCGCCTCCTCACATGTCACCCCTGACGAGTGTCGAAGCCATGTATACGGCATCGCCGCAGCTAGTAACACGGACGAACTCTACGACCCCTGATCCAGCCCACGCTGATGGGCAGTTGGTTGTGGGAATGGGGATCCGTAATGGCGAGTGCCAGAGGGCTTTCATGCCCTCATCAGTTCCTCGCCAAGGAGCTTCTTCGTCCATGTGGAGCGCCTGTATGGGAGGGTCACAAACTGGAAGCAACGATTTCGACAACTACGCTCTGCACAGCTCTCGGCCTGGTCAGGTAACTGACGGACTgactcctccatcttcgcGTAGCTGGACGCCTCCAGAACACATTCGCTCGGTATCGTGGGATCACTATCCGAGACAGCAACTAGTTCCTTCTTATCCACAAGGCCCAGAGCTGACTTCTTTCCCGTCTGATGGGCTTCCTTACAACCTTCCCCTGCAGAGTTATGACGGGGCAGAAGGCAGCTTTCTGCAGCGAAGCCAGACAGAACCGTGCCCAAGGCAGTATCAGAACGAAGTATCGACACCAGAAAGCCTTCGCGCGCTATCCCCCTGCAGCACTACTCTGTGTCTAAAGGCAGATTACGACGAGGGTCTGCCAAGTCCAACACCCGCCgcgcagcaacagccattACCGGGCACGATGGTGGACttgctgggtggtggtggtggacctCACACGCCGCCCCCGATCGGAGCGGGTAACGGGAGTCAAATCGACAGCAGCGCGCCGAGcccaacatcagcagcagcagcagtagcagcaaCAGTGGTAAATcccggcggcgggggtggcgcATCCGACTCGGGCTTGACGGGCAACAACActagcaacagcagcagcaacaacaacaaaaacgaAGAGCCCTACGCAAAGCTCATTTACCGCGCCTTTATGAGCAAGCCGAACCACGCCATGACCCTGCAGGAGATCTACCAGTGGTTCCGGGACAACAcggacaagggcaaggatgATACCAAGGGGTGGCAGAACAGTATCCGGCACAATCTGAGCATGAACATG GCTTTTACCAAACGTGAGAGAAAATGCAGCATCGCCAGCCAGAGCGATCCCTCGACAGCAGACGACAAGCagccagaagaagagacCAAACCGGTTGTTttgtcttcgtcttcttctcctgctactgctgctaCTTCAGCCGACCAAAAGAAATCTACCGAGTGGTACCTTGAGCCCTGGGCCATTCACGAGGGTGTCCAATCCACCACCCGCTACCGCAAGGGGAACCAGTCCCGACGCAGCGGTGCCctgtcttcatcttccctTCGGTATGATGACTTTTCCCGGCGGTCGTCATCTGGTAGTCATCGGGGCAGTAACAAACCCGGAGTCTACAACGGCAGAATCCGCActgcgtcgtcgtcgtcgttgtcgtctgCTTCCCGACATGCCCAGACCAACATGAGGAACCACGCTCAGAACATTGCGCATGCCATGGCCCAGGCGCAGgtggcggccatggcggtgGGGTattacccccctcctcctccgcagaCATCACCCTACGCTGGGAGCCACTCGGGGTTTTATCCTGCTGGGCCGTTGGTGCAGGTGGACATGCCCGCGATGGGGGTggaccagcagcaacagttggattatcaccaccaagctcatCAGGATGGGTACTACCTTCACTCTCAGCGGTCTGCTGCTTCTACTCGGGCGCCATCAGACGAGCCGGTGACACCCGAGCCGGTGAATGTCGGGTTGGCGTATGGGCAGGGGACCGCACCGGATGGGTTGTTGCTTCCCGATTTGAGGACCACGAGCGCGAGTAATGGGGATTATCACGGGGGTTTAATGCAGCATCATCATGTTTATGACACTCATCATCACaatgggtgggggggagcGAGCACGGTGATTatggatgatggggaacaacatcatcatatgggggtggttgggtaTCATCAGTATTaa
- a CDS encoding uncharacterized protein (EggNog:ENOG503NVBI; COG:T) translates to MDPGRQAMINGWKSPLQGDRDARDRRVAGGGRDGDRERDRDITGPRFDSSNRISKTHRPPPSKSTGANSAAAASGRYLTQDQQSEQFVADEDKFVLNQAKKKADIRVREHRAKPIDHLAFNLRFIDTDRDIFDDHDADAEISILGPEAVLESLGEAQLRELDEDIRSYHTLECNKKNKEYWTALLALCADRRQKLKPQGPEGRAVTSVASDVDRILSPKSLAQLEALEKQIRAKLQSNEPIDTDYWEQLLKSLLVYKAKATLKSICEEVKAARVGLLKTRDLEKARELEASDGYAGAAPALGSAGSSSKPASRPSAAVMASASASASAGSSSAPPPGTARFAVVGTEDFSQATKALYDREVAKGISEGEEIFTAEEEVPGVSKPLWADKYRPRKPRYFNRVQMGYEWNKYNQTHYDHDHPPPKVVQGYKFNIFYPDLIDKTKAPTFKIIREHGRRKGESLAPAGSEDTCLIRFIAGPPYEDIAFRIVDREWDYSAKKERGFKSSFDKGILQLHFQFKKPVRGRVARAMGDIGL, encoded by the exons ATGGATCCCGGGAGACAAGCAATGATCAACGGCTGGAAGTCGCCACTTCAGGGCGATAGGGACGCTAGAGACCGAAGAGtagcgggaggaggaagagacggGGATAGAGAGAGGGACAGAGACATCACGGGTCCTCGATTCGACTCGTCCAACCGTATTTCCAAAACACACCGCCCGCCGCCTTCCAAGAGCACCGGGGCAAacagtgctgctgctgcttctggacGGTACCTGACCCAAGACCAGCAGTCCGAGCAGTTCGTAGCAGACGAGGACAAGTTCGTCCTCAAccaggcaaagaagaaggccgacaTCCGCGTCCGGGAGCACCGAGCCAAACCCATCGACCATCTCGCCTTCAACCTCCGCTTCATTGACACGGATCGCGATATCTTTGACGACCatgatgccgatgccgaaATCAGCATTCTCGGTCCCGAAGCCGTCCTCGAAAGTCTTGGTGAGGCGCAGCTCAGGGAGCTCGACGAAGACATCAGGTCCTACCACACTCTCGAGtgcaacaagaagaacaaggaaTACTGGACAGCGCTGCTCGCCCTGTGCGCCGACCGCCGTCAGAAACTGAAGCCACAGGGTCCCGAGGGAAGAGCTGTGACCTCGGTGGCGTCGGATGTGGACCGAATCCTGAGTCCCAAGTCGCTGGCCCAGCTGGAGGCGCTCGAGAAGCAGATCAGGGCCAAGCTGCAGTCCAACGAGCCCATCGACACGGACTATTGGGAACAGCTCCTCAAGAGTCTCTTGGTTTACAAGGCCAAGGCTACTCTCAAGAGCATATGCGAAGAAGTCAAGGCGGCCCGGGTCGGCCTGCTCAAGACCCGTGACCTGGAAAAGGCCAGGGAATTAGAGGCTTCCGATGGCTACGCCGGGGCGGCGCCGGCGTTGGGATCGGCCGGTTCTTCCTCCAAGCCGGCATCCAGACCATCGGCAGCTGTGATGgccagtgccagtgccagcGCCAGTGCCGGTTCATCCAGTGCTCCACCCCCGGGAACTGCTCGCTTCGCTGTTGTCGGCACCGAAGACTTCTCTCAGGCGACCAAGGCCTTGTATGACCGCGAGGTTGCAAAGGGGATcagcgagggcgaggagatcTTCacggcagaggaagaggtgcCAGGAGTCTCGAAGCCTCTCTGGGCGGACAAGTATCGGCCGCGAAAGCCGCGCTACTTCAACCGCGTGCAGATGGGATACGAGTGGAACAAGTACAACCAGACACACTACGACCAcgaccacccccctcccaaggtGGTTCAAGGCTACAAGTTCAACATCTTCTACCCCGACCTCATCGACAAGACCAAAGCACCGACATTCAAGATCATCCGGGAGCACGGCCGTAGAAAGGGAGAGTCTCTAGCCCCCGCAGGGTCCGAAGACACCTGTCTCATTCGTTTCATCGCCGGCCCGCCCTACGAGGATATCGCCTTCCGCATCGTCGACCGCGAATGGGACTACAGCGCCAAGAAGGAGCGTGGCTTCAAGAGCAGCTTTGACAAG GGCATTCTTCAGCTCCACTTTCAGTTCAAGAAG CCCGTAAGAGGAAGGGTGGCCAGGGCGATGGGCGACATCGGCCTGTAA